From Gadus morhua chromosome 14, gadMor3.0, whole genome shotgun sequence:
CTTCGGCGGGAGAGAAGAGACAGCGAATGTCACGCGTGTGATAAACACACCGCTCTCCATGGTGAAACACAGAAATGTGATCGTCGAGGATTCCGTTTAGTCTCTTCGTACAGGCGTTTCAAgtgattttaattaattaaatgttaACTGTTGTCATCAGCCCCATTGCTATAGGTTAGTAGGGGCCTACTCTACCTACCAGTAGGTTAAGAAGGCCATGGTCGAAACAGTAGACTATACAACATGTGTGGCATCAAGATGATGCaattatttgatttaattttgaTTCGTTATTCATCAGGCTTAGTAAACCCATGTAATTTGAATGCAAAAAAGGCAAACAGAAACAAGTTTATCGCAAAGACAATGCATCACTATCATTTAAAATGAAACAGCATACGGCAGAGAGTAATGCATTGGTaatggatttaaaaaaaaaaacaaagacctTAAATCAGATCTGGGGTGGTGTGCGATGGAGAGGCTAGTCCAAGACAGACAACAATAAAACCTGGTAAAACTGTACACCTCAAACAAGAAAGTTGCACTCACCcataaagaaaacaaactagGTTAACATTAAAATCAATCCTGTCTCTGGTGCTCACAACGTCACAAGCAGTGTTAAGAATAGAtatagggggagggggagggcataTCCACTGTGCCATCCAGACTGAATTGACCTTGAGGTAAAGCTTTGCTGAGAAATACAAGTTCACTAATCCTGATGAACTTCCACTAACTTGGTCCGGTCCCAGGGCCAGACTTTGCTCCGGCTatttttaaccctaaccctaaccacacaTCCCTAAAAACATTTCAGATATGCGAGCTTGGAAAAAATGTTTTAGGATTGATTTTGCGCTCTGCTAACCGTTTGGAGGCGATCAAActtgttgatgatgatgttgatcatcatcatcctcataatGATCGTTATTGTGTTTTAAACAATGATACAGGTCCAACATGGAAAATGTTCAGCCCATCCAAAACTACAGCCATGGCATCATAGAGATGCTTTCTCTGTGATAGTGGGGCTGGGATACTTTGTTTAAAGGTTCAAGGCTGGCTGGGTGGCGGTCTCATTTTAGCACACTGAATCCCTCTGAGCTCACATGGAAAGCTCTCAGGGCTCACTGTggccctcagacacacacacgcacgcacgcacgcacacacacgcacgcacgcacgcacgcacgcacgcacgcacgcacgcacgcacgcacgcacgcacgcacgcacgcacgcacgcacacacacacacacacacacacacacacacacacacacacacacacacacacacacacacaggcacacagacgcacagacacacaaaagcatgctACTAGAAAATACAAACTCAGGCAACTTGCCACATAACTTAGGACAATAAAGCACTCTCCTACAAACAAAAAATGCACTCCCGGTATTGTTACCCTTTGGTGTCACACATCTTTAACATAACATAGCCttacttacacatacacatacaatgaCATCTGACATCAACTATTGTTAATGATACATTACCAGAATATGGTTGTTTTGCCTCAAATTGATCCGTTGACATGCCATAGTCCCTAGCACCGGCGATATCAACACACGTAATAACATGGCTTCCACCAGAGGTGTTGCTGAGTTTTAATTTTGCTTTTCATTTAACCCGACGCTTGAGTTGCTAAAGGCTGAGGATGCCGTCATGTTTACCGGGTGCGGTGCCTTGTGCTGCGAGGCGGCGAACACTCTGTCGATGGAGCTGGTCCTGGTCACCAGAGGTCTGCGAAGGGCCTTGATGCTGGGATGTGGGACAGCCAGGCCACTCAAGCCCGGCCCCTGGTTCTCCTGGGGGGCCCCGCGGACCTCCAGCGCCGGCAGCGAACACTGCCGCAGGTTCTTGCGGCGCTGGTGGGGCAGGCTGCTCAGGCACGCGGGGGGGTCCAGCAGGCTGGGCTTGAAGGCCTTCTGCGCCTTCCTGGCGCCGTGCTGGAGCGGGTTCCCCGCCGTAGAGAGGTCCCTCCCGGGCGGGGCCCCCCGGGCGTCGGGCCCCTCCCCGCGGCCGTCGCCGCAGGGGCTGGCGAAGGGGAGCCGGGGGGGCAGGTTGAGGCTGTTGGAGCGCGGCCGGGGGTCGGGCTCCCAGACGTCGGAGCTGTAGCGGCCGGCCAGGCGGCTCTGCTGGGGGCTGCTGAACATGAGCCAGTAGGGCGGGCAGGAGGGCTGCGGGGCCCCGGCCGGGGATGGggagcggggggccggggggccgggctGACGGAGGCAGCCGTCTTCCAGGCCGGTCAGCACGCCGTTCTCCAGGCTGAAATCgtactggaacacacacacccatgcatgcacggacgcacacacagacacagataaagacacacacacacacacacacacacacacacacacacacgcggatgcacgtgcacatacatacactcacagacacacacacacacacacacacacacacacacacacacatacacgcacacacacacatacacgcacacacacacacacacacacacacacacacacatacacacacacacacacgcacacacacacatacacgcacacacacacacacacacacaataatgtagTGTCAATGAAGTGTCTCTGTTTCAGTAATGcaatatatttaattattagCATGTGGTACAGTGAAGAAAAATTAACAGTCCCAacagaatgaaaataaatatataaacatgcaaaatacaacaaaaataacataattgCGCTCATGATTTTGAAGATGCTGCTTGTTCCAACTCTGTGATTCTGGGAGGCCGGCAGGATAACTGAACCCTTAGTTCCTGCTTTCCTTTCTCCCCTTTCTGTCAGCTGTTTCCGAGCATATTCAAACGTGATTTGGCAGCAGCCCGCATTGGACACACTTCTGTAGAGCATCTCTCTGTCCCAGACCATATGAGGCAAACTGCAGAGGCCTGTCCGGAGACTGCCAATCTCGAAAACCAGCTGTTTTGCTATAACCAGGGAAACTTGGCAATTAATCCACTTCTTGCATAATGAATAAAGGTTTTATGCTCTTGCACCAAACAGACATATAGTTAACGGTCTTGGGTTGCAAGGCCAATAAGGAGTTAAAGATTGGCAGTGTAGTAATTACATTTTGTTACAATGACCCGAATCCAAAATAGCATAGTTTCCAGGATGCAGAAGAGGCATTCATCTCATAACCCTGTTATTATAGAGCTATAATCTGAAATGTGTGGAATTCTGAGTGGAATTATTCTCAACTCTACATGACCTGTGCACGGACAAACTGaagaatatacacacacacgacccccacacacacacacattgacgcaCCTCTGTGTCCTGCAGTATGCTTTGGTAGTCCGGGAGAATTATCTCTTGGGTAGAGGGGGATCCCGCCTCTTCCTGCAGCAGACCCAGGGGCCACTTCAACAGTACCCCCTCTAGACCACTCATCTCACTGCTAAACTGAAGAGgaagaacagaaaaaaatacattagacactgacactgacacagacactgacacttATTCCCAATTCTCCTTTTGTCTGGATCTTTGGGATTTTCTGCATTGCTAAGCCTTCTGGAGTACAAACTATACTGCATCACTCCGCATTTCATATGTTGTTGGTATCGATGATACATCATATCATGTTTCTTTTCATCACACAAGAATCCTCACACTTTACCTTTGTCTTCGAGTGTTGGTAGAGCACATTACACACTTAGAGAGCTGACGTTGACCGGTTGGGGATTAGGGATTAGAATGTTTGTTTAGTGTCTAGTGGCTGGTTGATACAAGTAAACAAAAGTAGGATCAACCTGTGCGTAGGAAGACCGGCACTTCATTGTGTCTctattacacacatacacacacgcacgcacgcacgcacacacacacacacacacacacacacacacacacacacacacacacacacacacacacacacacacacacacacacacacacacacacacacacacacacacacacacacacacacacgtactccttttctttctctcaacaaaaacacacttgtGTCTTCATGCTCAaacctagcacacacacacacacacacacacacacacacacacacacacacacacacacacacacacacacacacacacacacacacacacacacacacacacacacacacacacacacaaaagtatgtactccttttctttctctcaacAAAAACACACGTGTGTCTTCATGCTCAAAcctagcacacagacacaaacacacatttacatttacagtccAACATATTTGATTGGCTTGACTTgtctggacagacagacacaaacacaaaccaaacacacacacgcacatgcacatacacgcgcacacacacacgcacatacacacacacacacacacacacacacacacacacacacacacacacactcacaaacgtaATAATGTATATAAACTGTTGGATAGAAGGCACTTGGTAGGAAAAATGGCTCAAGGCCAAACCGTTCAACCATTCCCCTCTGGATAATGCTAAACTCAAGCGAATTAGCATTGGGTACCACTATGGCCCCCCAGATGAAGCCTAGCAAAACACAAAGCAGGATCGAACCCAGATGGTTGTAGACCTATTAGCAGGCTGGCTGGAGACCCAGCAGCCACAGACTTCATAAGATCATAAGTGCGATTCAAGAGCCAAACAACCAAATAAGATGGAATACATGCTTTTCCATAGTCCTCCTGACCTCCTCCTATTGTTCTCCTGTTCtgattgtttgtctgttttgttttgtcttgttttttttttttgttttttttatttattatgtttatatatttatttatttttttatttttttatttattttttccacaatgtcttttatttatgatgactatatgctctgtaaggtgaccttgggtgtcttgaaaggcgcctctaaattaaatgtattattattattattgatttgtgtgatggatggatggatggatattaATATCCATTGCAATCAAAAGCAGATATTAGCAATAAACATCCAAACAATCAACATTATCGAAAATGTACAACACCTTGAATATATATCCAACAGACACCTTGAATGCTTAACTTCCTTAGTTTCTTTTAAAGGAATACTACTGTGATGTACATCGATGATTTGTCTGCTACAGCATTCCATTGGAAGATACCTCTTTGGCATTGATCTTGCCATCTATTTTAAAACTCTAATGCAGCATTTTATGGTTAGAATATTGCCAGTGATAATTAATTCATAAACCTAGTTATAGGCCTAATTGAACAACACATACCCAGTGAATATATCGATTGTCAATATTGTGTAGTACTATGAAGGTAAACACAGACTTACTGTTGTTTTCTTCCTTCTGTCCTTTATCCTGCTCGGATGAATAGCTGTCGGTGTCTGAGCCTCTATCCCTCCTCAATGCTGCTTCTACGAGACATGAACCCAGTCCTCCTGAGACACTAATCCACTGAcataacctttgacctcagaCTCTAGACGTAATTCCTACGTCACACGAAGAGTTCCCGTTTACAACACAACACCTCTGACCTTACTGTTATCAATGCTTTAAACCTGCAAGGATATAGTAGATaactgaaacacacagactGGAATAGATGCTTTTTATGTGGTCTGCCTGGTACTATTTGCATGTCTATTTGACTGTTCATAGTAAATGATCTATATGGCAATATGGTATACCACAAGAATACAGGCAAATGATGTAGAAACACAAAAGATGTGACATGTGTACAGATCAAATTCCTGATTGATTGACTATGGATTTTTTAGTACTACTAAACACATTAGTGTTTAGTAGAATTCTACTAAACACATTAGTGTTTAGTAGTTAGACACAGGTTGTTgcaggtgtgtgggtgtaggaTACACCCGTTTTAGAACCAATGCTGTTGGATTAGGGTGTAAAGAGAAAGGTAACCATGGGGACAGTGAGCAGGAAATGGTTAATCCTGCCATAGTGCACCGGTTGTTTACTACTCTATATATAGGCTACCTGAGCGTAAGAGTATATAAATATAGCACGGCTCTCGTAATTTGAATTCCACAAAGTCAAAGGTTTTTAATCAAAAGATACAGTATACATTGTCCTGTTTTTCCAAACGCTTATGGTTCTAACCTcctaaaacacattttttgatGAAACATTTCTGAACATTTGGGATTGTGAATTAATTCAACAAAGTCTTAACCacaattatttttgtatatCCCAACAAAATGTGTGTCCATTATTCTCAGGATCACatgatgaaaaaataaaaaaaaagctttcttATCACACGTTATGTTCATCGGCATCAAAACACCATAAAACGTTTTACTCCAAAATAATTGTCCTCAATTTTATGTTTCATCAAGGGTAAAAACAGCCACCACCTTAACCTAGACACCTAACAGTTCGCCACTTTTGTTTCTCATTTAGTTCAGTTCAAGTTCAGGGGCAAATGCACAAGGTGGTTCCTAGTGTCCCTTCCAGGCCACCATAGCAGTCATGTAAACCTCAGGGCTGTATTCTCcacctgagtgtgtgtctgtttgactcAGGGTAAGCCAGTGGACTGGGCTGTCAAGCCATGGCGGAGGCCCAGGCGTTGTCTGAGGGGGGCTCGGGCAGCACCCAGCCCTGGGGAACTGGGGAGCTCTCAGCCTGACCAGCGGGCACCAGAAACATGTCCCACTCCCTCctggcagaggagagagaaggaggattATTAAAGTAGAAGTGGTAGCAGTAGTTAatttagtagtagtagaagaagtCGTAGAAGTACTTTAGTAGTAAAGAAGTAGTGACAGGTAAAGTATTTTATAAAGTCACAATGAAGAAGTTGTCAAAATACAATGAAAAGTAGTTGAATTAGTTTGAGTTGTGATTTCGATATCCACCAGCAGAGGGCGTGCACACCTTATCTGCACCAGAGCCCGCAGCGACCGTTCGGCTTGGGTGTAGTACTCTCTGAAGGGCTGCTGCCGTGGGTCGGCCGGCACCTCGTCTACAGAAGGACAGAACCAGGAACCACTTCAGTCAAAGTATGTTGTAAATAACATTGAGTGCACAAAACATCCCGAGTACTGGTAAAAACACTATCGGCAAGGTTGTAGACACTTCTTAACATGGGTGAGGGTCTAACCTGTTGCAGTGAAAAGGCAATGTACTATAAATAATGTTAAGCCTTTTAAACCGTTGTTTGGTAAATGTAACAGCTGTGAGtggtttacatttacatttagggcatttaggagattcttttatccaaagtgacttataaTAAGTAAATATGTcagaaaacaacatttgtttttggtatattaaggatgttcacagaaacaagtgccaagcacttacaattactaggttaacccattcgccgtttacaacagagatagctaggataaggcgCTACACGAtcctaagtactatttttaagtgccagggcgtgcaacatacaataagcgCGCACATCAAGCGCCATCTGTCGCAGGGTACACCCGTCTCTCTTACCTCCGAAGAGCATGACGGCCACCTCCCGTTTCTTCTGcagctgtctctccctctccttccgcTGTCGCTCCTCCAGGTCGCgctgccgctcctcctcctgctcgccCTCCAGCATGACGCGCAGCGCCTTCTCCTCCGCCCCGTACACCGCCGTCCGCGTGCGGATCAGCGCCCGC
This genomic window contains:
- the ubap1lb gene encoding ubiquitin-associated protein 1-like isoform X2 translates to MSGLEGVLLKWPLGLLQEEAGSPSTQEIILPDYQSILQDTEYDFSLENGVLTGLEDGCLRQPGPPAPRSPSPAGAPQPSCPPYWLMFSSPQQSRLAGRYSSDVWEPDPRPRSNSLNLPPRLPFASPCGDGRGEGPDARGAPPGRDLSTAGNPLQHGARKAQKAFKPSLLDPPACLSSLPHQRRKNLRQCSLPALEVRGAPQENQGPGLSGLAVPHPSIKALRRPLVTRTSSIDRVFAASQHKAPHPTPWVELLSALSPEERGLLRAITDRGYPLHTAFIALQKTGQLAPDQIFSYLGAYEHLCELGYDKAQVEEALEMFSNSETKAEEFLNLLNQFNEMGFQQNVIKEVLLVHGNHRERALEELMTHVA
- the ubap1lb gene encoding ubiquitin-associated protein 1-like isoform X1 gives rise to the protein MSGLEGVLLKWPLGLLQEEAGSPSTQEIILPDYQSILQDTEYDFSLENGVLTGLEDGCLRQPGPPAPRSPSPAGAPQPSCPPYWLMFSSPQQSRLAGRYSSDVWEPDPRPRSNSLNLPPRLPFASPCGDGRGEGPDARGAPPGRDLSTAGNPLQHGARKAQKAFKPSLLDPPACLSSLPHQRRKNLRQCSLPALEVRGAPQENQGPGLSGLAVPHPSIKALRRPLVTRTSSIDRVFAASQHKAPHPKTPWVELLSALSPEERGLLRAITDRGYPLHTAFIALQKTGQLAPDQIFSYLGAYEHLCELGYDKAQVEEALEMFSNSETKAEEFLNLLNQFNEMGFQQNVIKEVLLVHGNHRERALEELMTHVA